Proteins co-encoded in one Pyxidicoccus xibeiensis genomic window:
- a CDS encoding LytR/AlgR family response regulator transcription factor: MNAPACIRTLVVDDEPLAREGLRLLLAADPEVRVVGEAGNGLEAVRLIREQRPDLVLLDVQMPEFNGFEVLARLAPGEVPAVIFVTAYDRYALRAFDIHALDYLLKPFRDERLHDAIGRAKAQLKLARMSDLSQRLLSVLTTYGERDGVPVPTSPAPAASPAEPWVTRLAIRDTGRVVFLDVDEIEYIEAADYYVQIHAGGKAYLHRETMQSLEARLDPERFMRIHRSAIVNSRRIRELRSEGRRDLVVVLTGGAELRVARSHREKFQHLR; this comes from the coding sequence ATGAACGCGCCCGCCTGCATCCGCACGCTCGTCGTGGATGACGAGCCGCTGGCGCGCGAGGGCCTGCGCCTGCTGCTCGCCGCGGACCCGGAGGTCCGCGTGGTGGGCGAGGCCGGCAACGGCCTGGAGGCCGTGCGCCTCATCCGCGAGCAGCGGCCCGACCTGGTGCTCCTCGACGTGCAGATGCCGGAGTTCAACGGCTTCGAGGTGCTCGCCCGCCTGGCCCCCGGCGAGGTGCCCGCCGTCATCTTCGTCACCGCGTATGACCGCTACGCCCTGCGCGCCTTCGACATCCACGCGCTCGACTACCTCCTCAAGCCCTTCCGGGACGAGCGCCTGCACGACGCCATCGGCCGCGCCAAGGCCCAGCTGAAGCTGGCCCGCATGTCCGACCTCAGCCAGCGCCTGCTGTCCGTGCTCACCACCTATGGCGAGCGCGACGGCGTGCCCGTGCCCACCTCACCCGCGCCCGCCGCCTCCCCGGCCGAGCCGTGGGTCACCCGGCTCGCCATCCGCGACACCGGGCGCGTGGTGTTCCTGGACGTGGACGAAATCGAGTACATCGAGGCGGCCGACTACTACGTGCAGATTCACGCGGGCGGGAAGGCGTACCTCCACCGCGAGACGATGCAGAGCCTGGAGGCGCGGCTGGACCCGGAGCGCTTCATGCGCATCCACCGCTCGGCCATCGTCAACTCGCGCCGCATCCGTGAGCTGCGCAGCGAGGGCCGCAGGGACCTCGTCGTGGTGCTCACCGGCGGCGCCGAGCTGCGCGTGGCCCGCAGCCACCGCGAGAAGTTCCAGCACCTGCGCTGA
- a CDS encoding RecQ family ATP-dependent DNA helicase encodes MRQRPTAVGETARWLEKRFSLKRLRPHQAEVVQALLEGNRVLFVAPTGHGKSLCYQGLAAHPLKKGVVLVFQPLIALMQEQVERAKAQGLRAAVVNSQQEPDEQDEVLRSAADGKLDILFLSPERQGNHLWLEHVAEMEIKGVVIDEAHCISQWGHDFRPWYRRLVGTIMGLGHRTPVLAVTATAPAHVVEDIGAQIASEEHEVRVIRMPSHRGNLACSVWQVTGLAERLAALLHIARQQPTMPGIAYLLTTTETEMAADFLCRQDIPAVAYHGQLDPQERSERLRCWRDGEVAVVCATSALGMGVDRHDVRWVSHLGLPDSLIRYVQEIGRAGRDGEHARVISVHDPECENVYEGLLHSSQPDPQEYERVAAELRKGPHKRTQLIEELDLPETMAQRILDDLVSAKLCERDGEPAEYTWCGGRRSPVPENAVRAIEVRRGFLEGALAYPEAPGCRAVVLAGAMGDAVLPAPCGICDRCAREPLPNFSHEAVLARDYLDSFTPVLKKGRRGSSILHEGGQALAFYGMGALGAAIRSAKYSGAPAPVSVLNRALEVLQDAQGPYSGLRFDAVVCLPSTRSGNFVSGFAFALGRRLGIPSIVLEKTRQTEAQKNYRSRYCKQQNVRGAFRLPEGTRPLGHVLLVDDVWDSGASMLEAAGVLRPARVHVLTMARTRHIDDP; translated from the coding sequence ATGAGGCAGCGTCCGACGGCAGTGGGGGAAACGGCACGGTGGCTGGAGAAGCGTTTCTCCCTCAAGAGATTGCGTCCACATCAGGCGGAGGTCGTCCAGGCTCTGCTCGAAGGGAATCGCGTGCTGTTCGTGGCTCCGACCGGACATGGGAAGTCGCTCTGCTACCAAGGGCTGGCGGCCCACCCTTTGAAGAAAGGGGTGGTGCTCGTCTTCCAGCCGCTGATTGCGTTGATGCAGGAGCAGGTCGAGCGGGCGAAGGCTCAGGGACTGAGAGCGGCGGTCGTGAACAGCCAGCAGGAACCCGATGAACAGGACGAGGTGCTCCGGTCCGCTGCGGACGGCAAGCTCGACATCCTGTTCTTGTCCCCCGAGCGGCAGGGCAACCACCTGTGGCTCGAGCACGTCGCGGAGATGGAGATCAAGGGCGTCGTCATCGACGAGGCCCATTGCATCAGCCAGTGGGGACACGATTTCCGTCCCTGGTACCGCAGGCTCGTCGGGACCATCATGGGGCTTGGGCATCGAACGCCGGTGCTCGCCGTGACTGCGACCGCTCCCGCGCATGTGGTGGAGGACATCGGGGCGCAGATTGCCTCGGAGGAACACGAAGTCCGGGTCATCCGGATGCCGTCCCACCGTGGCAACCTCGCTTGCTCTGTCTGGCAGGTGACGGGGCTGGCCGAGAGGCTCGCCGCGCTCCTTCACATCGCGCGTCAGCAGCCGACGATGCCGGGCATTGCGTACCTGCTGACCACGACGGAAACCGAGATGGCCGCGGACTTCCTCTGCAGGCAGGACATCCCCGCCGTTGCCTACCATGGCCAGCTCGACCCCCAGGAGCGCTCCGAGCGCCTGCGCTGCTGGCGGGACGGAGAGGTTGCCGTGGTTTGTGCGACGTCCGCTTTGGGGATGGGCGTGGATCGCCACGACGTGCGCTGGGTTTCCCATCTGGGACTTCCAGACAGCTTGATCCGGTATGTCCAGGAGATTGGCCGGGCAGGCCGTGACGGCGAGCACGCCAGAGTCATCTCTGTTCATGACCCGGAATGCGAGAACGTCTACGAGGGCCTGCTCCATTCCAGCCAGCCGGACCCCCAGGAATACGAGCGTGTCGCAGCGGAGTTGCGAAAGGGGCCGCACAAGCGGACGCAGCTCATCGAGGAGTTGGACCTGCCAGAAACAATGGCCCAGCGCATCCTGGACGACCTGGTCTCCGCGAAGCTGTGTGAGCGGGACGGTGAACCCGCTGAGTACACCTGGTGTGGAGGGCGGCGTTCTCCTGTTCCCGAGAATGCCGTCAGGGCTATCGAGGTCCGCCGTGGCTTCCTCGAAGGCGCCCTCGCCTATCCCGAGGCTCCTGGATGCCGAGCCGTCGTTCTGGCTGGAGCCATGGGAGACGCGGTGCTTCCCGCTCCTTGCGGTATCTGCGACAGGTGTGCCCGCGAGCCGCTCCCGAACTTCTCGCACGAGGCGGTTCTCGCACGGGATTACCTGGACTCCTTTACCCCTGTCCTCAAGAAGGGAAGGAGGGGCTCCTCCATTCTGCATGAAGGTGGGCAGGCCCTGGCCTTCTACGGCATGGGGGCTCTCGGCGCGGCCATTCGCAGTGCGAAGTACTCGGGGGCGCCCGCGCCAGTCAGCGTGCTGAATCGGGCCTTGGAGGTTCTCCAGGATGCGCAGGGGCCTTACTCCGGCCTTCGGTTCGATGCCGTGGTGTGCCTGCCTTCGACGAGGTCGGGCAACTTCGTATCCGGCTTCGCGTTCGCGCTGGGCAGGCGGCTCGGTATTCCCTCGATTGTCCTGGAGAAGACCCGCCAGACGGAGGCGCAGAAAAACTACCGTTCGCGCTACTGTAAACAGCAGAATGTCCGTGGCGCTTTTCGCCTGCCCGAGGGGACGAGGCCGCTCGGTCATGTGCTGCTGGTGGATGATGTCTGGGACAGTGGAGCGTCGATGTTGGAGGCCGCTGGGGTCCTGCGCCCCGCGCGAGTTCACGTCCTGACCATGGCCCGTACCCGGCACATCGACGACCCATGA
- a CDS encoding DNA-processing protein DprA, translated as MSAAPLRRESAYWLTLAFKLEREPRRAINGLVLTADRRLKVGLSALVKLEPEELPTPLQRYADVHQHLLEADGKVSAQAFVVDRLMEEGIDLVPITRGNYPAHLARTLGPDKAPTLLSVAGDVALLREQGVAVSGSRDAGAEGLAFARAMGRSIAEAGFVLVSGLARGCDREALEGALEAGGRVIGVAPEGILHSSARRRPEVEAGRLVVVSEFAPNDKWAVGRAMARNKTIAGFSRALVVADCVAPGGTTDQVEVTRSLGLPVFMRRGRGEGALVAELVQGTGVTALHWDEGPVQLPELLGVRPRTAGIRCDIRLQQERLVVHVEGSSRATLDDVVSAVREAWSREYALSTEAPSGMAAAEPAPTLGASSVSVDPMLAQLEASDGSQKEETEAAHPTSTTEQAEATAGRQDRTVAGLGKRDKTQVFDSLMLALRNAGASGCSVKELEQASGCSDKLVRRYLSDLEGQGAVVPRRKPVPHRFFLKEHAPAAPPSPSSEASANAETLKEEGQLGLAFDARGTTPSSTVKAEGLSSGLGEHPL; from the coding sequence ATGAGCGCCGCACCTCTCAGACGCGAGTCAGCCTACTGGTTGACGCTGGCCTTCAAACTGGAGCGGGAGCCTCGCCGCGCCATCAACGGGCTCGTCCTGACAGCGGACCGCCGCCTGAAGGTGGGCCTGTCCGCGCTGGTGAAGCTGGAGCCGGAGGAGCTTCCCACGCCGTTGCAGCGCTATGCGGATGTTCACCAGCACCTGCTGGAGGCCGATGGAAAGGTCTCCGCTCAGGCCTTTGTCGTGGATCGGCTGATGGAGGAGGGCATCGACCTGGTGCCCATCACCCGCGGCAACTACCCCGCCCACCTGGCGCGCACGCTGGGGCCGGACAAGGCGCCAACGCTGCTGTCCGTGGCGGGTGATGTGGCGCTGCTCCGGGAGCAGGGCGTGGCGGTGAGTGGCAGCCGGGATGCGGGGGCGGAGGGGCTCGCCTTCGCTCGTGCGATGGGGCGCTCGATTGCGGAGGCGGGCTTCGTCCTGGTGTCCGGTCTGGCCCGTGGCTGCGACAGGGAGGCGCTCGAGGGCGCACTGGAAGCCGGCGGGCGGGTGATTGGCGTGGCGCCCGAGGGAATCCTGCATAGCAGTGCCCGCAGGAGACCCGAGGTGGAGGCGGGGAGACTGGTCGTCGTCAGCGAGTTCGCCCCGAACGACAAGTGGGCCGTGGGGCGGGCCATGGCTCGCAACAAGACCATCGCGGGTTTCAGTCGTGCGCTCGTCGTCGCGGACTGCGTCGCACCGGGTGGGACCACGGACCAGGTGGAGGTGACGCGCTCCCTGGGGCTTCCCGTGTTCATGCGGCGTGGACGCGGTGAGGGCGCGCTCGTCGCGGAGCTGGTCCAGGGTACGGGTGTCACGGCCCTCCATTGGGACGAGGGCCCCGTGCAGTTACCCGAGTTGCTCGGCGTCAGACCGCGGACCGCGGGAATCCGATGTGACATCCGCCTGCAGCAGGAGCGGCTGGTCGTTCATGTCGAGGGCTCCAGCCGCGCGACACTCGATGACGTCGTGAGCGCCGTCCGGGAAGCCTGGTCCAGGGAGTACGCGTTGTCGACCGAGGCGCCTTCAGGCATGGCCGCGGCCGAGCCTGCTCCAACGTTGGGAGCGAGCAGTGTGTCTGTAGACCCGATGCTCGCTCAGCTCGAGGCCTCGGATGGCAGCCAGAAGGAGGAGACGGAGGCCGCCCACCCCACAAGTACGACTGAGCAGGCCGAGGCGACCGCCGGGCGGCAGGACCGCACCGTCGCCGGCTTGGGGAAACGCGACAAGACACAGGTCTTCGACAGCCTCATGCTTGCCCTGCGAAACGCGGGAGCCTCGGGCTGTAGCGTCAAGGAGCTGGAGCAGGCCTCGGGCTGCTCGGACAAGTTGGTGCGACGGTATCTCTCGGACCTGGAAGGGCAAGGGGCGGTCGTGCCGAGGCGCAAGCCTGTACCCCATCGTTTCTTCCTCAAGGAGCACGCGCCGGCAGCGCCTCCATCGCCCAGCAGCGAGGCGTCGGCGAATGCTGAGACTCTCAAAGAAGAGGGGCAGCTGGGCCTTGCCTTCGACGCGCGTGGAACAACGCCTTCATCCACGGTGAAGGCGGAAGGCTTGTCGAGTGGGCTCGGGGAGCATCCGCTGTAG
- a CDS encoding sensor histidine kinase has product MRPALSSPAVTRPETTGSVLSLLRGLARQVLPLVLLWAVPGLISSIQTYFYAQPKDPTYPLSRALLMQMPHWEYWALTTPLVLALGRRFRLERGTWPRSLAVHLPALVAVMVPHVIVIYFASRAAGEQWYLDNALGQIFPRMMGKFIVIDSLVYGGILAVGLAIEYHRRYREGELTQSQLETRLAHAQLEALRAQLHPHFLFNTLNAISVLVRKQDTAGSIRMLTGVSELLRMALNNTGRQRVPLHEDLDFLERYLDIEQTRFQDRLQVTRSIDPVTLGALVPNLILQPLVENAIKHGLARSGAGHVELRASRQGDRLVMEVLDDGPGLSPGWNTANGCIGVANVRARLDQLYGGRHVFTLENRPTGGVRALLELPFQPASSEEPTP; this is encoded by the coding sequence ATGCGTCCCGCCCTGTCGTCTCCCGCCGTGACACGGCCGGAGACGACGGGGTCCGTGCTGTCCCTGCTCCGCGGGCTCGCGCGACAGGTCCTCCCGCTCGTGCTGCTGTGGGCGGTGCCGGGCCTCATCTCCTCCATCCAGACGTACTTCTACGCCCAGCCCAAGGACCCCACGTACCCGCTCAGCCGGGCGCTGCTGATGCAGATGCCCCACTGGGAGTACTGGGCGCTCACCACGCCGCTCGTCCTCGCGCTCGGCCGGCGCTTCCGGCTGGAGCGCGGCACCTGGCCCCGCTCCCTCGCCGTGCACCTGCCCGCCCTGGTCGCGGTGATGGTGCCCCACGTCATCGTCATCTACTTCGCCTCCCGCGCCGCCGGAGAGCAGTGGTACCTCGACAACGCGCTGGGGCAGATATTTCCCCGGATGATGGGCAAGTTCATCGTCATCGACTCGCTCGTCTACGGCGGCATCCTCGCCGTTGGCCTCGCCATCGAGTACCACCGCCGCTACCGCGAGGGAGAGCTGACCCAGTCCCAGCTCGAGACGCGCCTGGCCCATGCGCAGCTGGAGGCCCTGCGCGCCCAGCTCCACCCGCACTTCCTCTTCAACACGCTCAACGCCATCTCCGTCCTCGTGCGCAAGCAGGACACCGCCGGCTCCATCCGCATGCTCACCGGCGTCAGCGAGCTGTTGCGCATGGCCCTCAACAACACCGGCCGCCAGCGCGTCCCCCTGCACGAGGACCTCGACTTCCTCGAGCGCTACCTCGACATCGAGCAGACCCGCTTCCAGGACCGGCTCCAGGTGACGCGGAGCATCGACCCCGTCACGCTCGGCGCGCTCGTGCCCAACCTCATCCTCCAGCCCCTGGTGGAGAACGCCATCAAGCACGGCCTCGCCCGCTCCGGCGCCGGCCATGTGGAGCTGCGCGCGTCGCGGCAGGGAGACAGGCTGGTCATGGAGGTCCTCGACGACGGCCCCGGGCTGTCCCCGGGCTGGAACACCGCCAACGGCTGCATCGGCGTGGCCAACGTGCGCGCCCGGCTGGACCAGCTCTACGGCGGCCGCCACGTCTTCACGCTGGAGAACCGCCCCACCGGAGGCGTGCGCGCCCTCCTGGAGCTGCCCTTCCAGCCCGCCTCCTCGGAGGAGCCCACGCCATGA
- a CDS encoding LolA-like protein: MLRKSVVSSFLALSLTLAPTLAAAGEGQECTQGKLTAQAVVDKHVKALGGRERLKAVKTFQLTTVIKEGDTVSTSTLRRVRPNLFRYDLDKNGVKTTKAFDGTQGWTVEGSAAPQRLDKDKNAMLADHALFDEALLDPKARGVTLALDGTEDVNGAPAFKLVLTRGADKEVRYIDQQSHLEVKRIYAGTHEGKAFTKTIAFSDYRSVDGIMVSHQASWDADGKKGEKTVQSARYDAPVDAAVFKLQTPRS; the protein is encoded by the coding sequence ATGCTGCGCAAGTCCGTCGTCTCGTCGTTCCTCGCCCTGAGCCTGACGCTCGCCCCCACCCTCGCCGCCGCTGGCGAGGGCCAGGAATGCACCCAGGGCAAGCTGACCGCCCAGGCCGTCGTCGACAAGCACGTCAAGGCCCTGGGCGGCCGCGAGCGGCTCAAGGCGGTGAAGACGTTCCAGCTCACCACCGTCATCAAGGAGGGCGACACCGTCAGCACCTCCACCCTGCGGCGCGTGCGCCCCAACCTGTTCCGCTATGACCTGGACAAGAACGGCGTGAAGACCACCAAGGCCTTCGACGGCACGCAGGGCTGGACGGTCGAGGGCTCCGCGGCCCCGCAGCGGCTGGACAAGGACAAGAACGCGATGCTGGCCGACCACGCCCTCTTCGATGAGGCCCTGCTGGACCCGAAGGCCCGGGGCGTGACGCTGGCGCTGGACGGCACCGAGGACGTGAATGGCGCGCCCGCCTTCAAGCTGGTCCTCACGCGCGGCGCCGACAAGGAGGTCCGCTACATCGACCAGCAGTCCCACCTGGAGGTGAAGCGCATCTACGCCGGCACCCACGAGGGCAAGGCGTTCACCAAGACGATTGCCTTCTCCGACTACCGCAGCGTGGACGGCATCATGGTGAGCCACCAGGCGAGCTGGGACGCGGACGGCAAGAAGGGCGAGAAGACCGTCCAGAGCGCCCGCTACGACGCCCCCGTCGACGCCGCGGTCTTCAAGCTCCAGACGCCGCGCAGCTGA